A stretch of Imperialibacter roseus DNA encodes these proteins:
- a CDS encoding outer membrane lipoprotein-sorting protein — protein MKYFLTTGFIFCLFAYQANAQTALEIIKKADEKMQGENGYAEMVMKIVRPDWTREITMKSWNKNQDYSLILITGPARDKGTAFLKRGKEMWNWQPSIDRVIKMPPSMMMQSWMGSDFTNDDLVRQSSIVTDYTHKLLGDTTMLSRKCWKMELTPKEDAPVVWGKIEAYIDQKDYLQLLIKYYDEDEYLVNTMVLSDIKELGGRTLPTHMEMIPAENPDQKTVIDYVSRTFDTNQPDDFFSIQNLKRIR, from the coding sequence ATGAAATATTTTTTGACCACAGGATTTATTTTTTGTCTGTTCGCTTATCAGGCAAACGCCCAAACGGCTCTTGAAATCATTAAGAAGGCTGACGAGAAAATGCAAGGAGAGAATGGTTATGCCGAAATGGTGATGAAGATTGTGCGGCCCGACTGGACTCGGGAAATCACAATGAAAAGCTGGAACAAAAACCAGGATTATTCCCTGATATTGATCACAGGGCCGGCAAGAGACAAGGGCACGGCCTTTTTGAAAAGAGGCAAGGAGATGTGGAACTGGCAGCCTTCCATTGACAGGGTGATTAAAATGCCACCGTCGATGATGATGCAGTCGTGGATGGGCTCAGACTTCACTAACGACGACCTGGTGCGTCAGTCTTCTATTGTTACCGACTACACGCACAAGCTATTGGGCGACACAACGATGTTAAGCCGGAAATGTTGGAAAATGGAGCTGACCCCCAAGGAGGATGCGCCAGTAGTGTGGGGCAAAATAGAAGCTTATATCGATCAGAAAGATTATTTGCAGTTACTCATTAAATATTATGATGAAGATGAGTATTTGGTGAACACGATGGTGCTGTCCGATATCAAAGAGTTGGGAGGCAGAACGCTGCCCACGCACATGGAGATGATACCTGCGGAAAATCCAGATCAGAAAACGGTGATCGATTATGTGAGCCGGACTTTTGATACCAACCAGCCCGACGACTTTTTCTCGATCCAGAACCTAAAACGTATCAGATAA
- a CDS encoding family 20 glycosylhydrolase — protein sequence MRSFFRFTLVSLSLIVFSCGTKENKLIDAGDIQLSWELVENQAGGENQHKAKFTITNNGPALSGTDWAIYYNQIASHDFVFPEGAKLAIEFELGTLFKLVPKEGFELGQGETLTFEYTAGGAIVKNSQQPLGPYLAQGNENAKTISNYQPATLTMDNPEVLKVVKTLIPTAKNLFEKNQSLKMLSASQLSNVVPTPMSIMAGKGSFILQTPLVIYHEAGLAGEAELLKSALSEVLDGDVSIQEGKGQSMQLKLGKSGGPESYTLSINTTGIQITGADAAGVFYGIQSLRALLPVATYEAPASGISLDQLTIEDAPRYAYRGMHLDMARNFESKETVFKLLNLMAYYKLNYFHMHLSEDEAWRLEIPGLPELTEIGSRRGHTTTEEEFLHPEYGSGPDPNDPNSPGNGYYSKADYIEILQHAHKRHIRVIPEIDIPGHSRAAIVSMKNRYNRLMKEGKTEEANQYALHDPEDASEYMSVQNFPDNVICVCRPSALTFMEKVFDEIIAMHKEAGVPLESIHIGGDEVPKGVWEKSPICNEFRKTHPEIAKTHDLMPYFIGELIKILEKKGMPTSGWQEVAMREGADGKEEVNPAFANSGMRPYVWIPDPNLPGLLANAGYTPIIANATKLYFDLAYNNDPEEPGQTWAGLVNTQSAWEIVPQNIFYSSEKDSRGNSIDVEAEMKKMVKLTPEGESNILGIQGQLWTEVAKTPELLEYVVFPKLVGLAERAWAGNPKWATIDNLEQRIKAREAAWNGFANTMGQKEMPRLSYLEGGVGYRIPRPGAKIEGGLLLANSEYPGLIIRYTTDGSEPTANSPEYTEPVAVSSMVKLKCFDIRGRSGMSSTVSPQ from the coding sequence ATGAGATCCTTCTTTCGATTCACTCTTGTATCATTGTCACTTATCGTGTTTTCCTGCGGCACTAAGGAAAACAAGCTGATCGACGCAGGTGATATTCAACTCAGCTGGGAGCTGGTGGAAAATCAGGCGGGCGGAGAAAACCAGCACAAGGCAAAGTTTACTATCACCAACAATGGCCCCGCACTCTCAGGTACCGACTGGGCCATTTACTACAACCAAATCGCCAGTCATGATTTCGTCTTCCCGGAAGGGGCAAAGCTGGCCATCGAGTTTGAATTAGGAACGCTTTTTAAGCTGGTGCCAAAGGAAGGATTTGAACTAGGCCAGGGTGAAACGCTCACCTTCGAGTATACGGCGGGGGGTGCTATCGTAAAAAACTCACAGCAACCGCTAGGCCCCTACCTTGCGCAGGGAAATGAAAACGCCAAAACTATCAGCAACTACCAACCTGCCACCCTCACCATGGATAACCCCGAAGTGTTGAAGGTTGTAAAAACGCTGATTCCTACGGCTAAGAATCTCTTTGAAAAAAACCAGTCGCTCAAGATGCTCTCTGCCTCTCAGTTGAGCAACGTGGTGCCAACCCCCATGAGCATAATGGCAGGAAAGGGCTCGTTTATATTACAAACACCGCTTGTGATCTATCATGAAGCTGGTTTAGCCGGCGAGGCAGAATTGCTCAAGTCGGCTCTGAGCGAGGTGCTTGATGGCGACGTGAGTATTCAAGAAGGTAAAGGCCAATCGATGCAGCTCAAGTTGGGTAAATCCGGAGGGCCTGAGTCCTACACGTTGTCTATTAACACAACCGGCATTCAAATTACCGGAGCAGATGCTGCTGGTGTGTTCTACGGCATCCAGAGTTTAAGAGCGCTGCTGCCTGTGGCTACCTACGAAGCTCCAGCATCGGGCATTTCACTTGATCAACTGACTATTGAAGATGCTCCCCGCTACGCCTACCGGGGCATGCACCTGGATATGGCTCGGAACTTCGAATCGAAGGAAACAGTGTTTAAGCTGCTCAACCTGATGGCCTACTACAAGCTTAACTATTTCCACATGCACCTGAGCGAAGATGAAGCCTGGAGACTTGAGATACCCGGCCTTCCCGAACTGACGGAGATAGGCAGCCGCAGAGGGCACACCACTACAGAAGAAGAGTTTCTTCACCCGGAATACGGATCAGGCCCCGATCCCAACGACCCTAACTCTCCGGGCAACGGCTATTACAGCAAAGCTGATTACATAGAAATACTGCAACACGCTCATAAAAGACATATCAGGGTGATTCCTGAAATTGACATCCCTGGTCATTCAAGAGCTGCGATCGTTTCAATGAAGAATCGGTACAATCGCCTCATGAAAGAAGGCAAAACTGAAGAAGCCAATCAGTATGCCCTTCACGACCCCGAAGATGCGTCAGAATACATGTCGGTGCAGAACTTCCCCGACAACGTGATCTGTGTTTGCCGCCCGTCGGCGCTCACTTTTATGGAGAAGGTTTTTGACGAAATCATTGCCATGCACAAAGAAGCTGGTGTGCCGCTGGAATCGATTCATATAGGTGGCGACGAAGTACCTAAGGGCGTTTGGGAAAAGTCTCCGATTTGCAATGAATTCCGTAAGACTCACCCCGAAATAGCAAAAACGCACGACCTGATGCCCTATTTCATCGGAGAGCTGATCAAAATATTGGAGAAAAAAGGCATGCCAACATCCGGCTGGCAGGAAGTGGCCATGCGTGAAGGAGCAGATGGAAAAGAAGAGGTGAACCCGGCCTTTGCCAATTCAGGCATGCGCCCCTACGTATGGATACCCGACCCCAACTTACCAGGGCTTTTGGCCAACGCAGGATACACGCCTATCATCGCTAATGCCACCAAGCTGTATTTTGATTTGGCTTATAATAACGACCCGGAAGAGCCTGGCCAAACATGGGCAGGCCTCGTTAATACCCAGTCGGCGTGGGAAATAGTGCCGCAGAATATTTTCTACTCTTCGGAAAAGGATAGTCGGGGTAACTCAATAGACGTGGAGGCCGAAATGAAGAAGATGGTGAAACTAACGCCAGAAGGAGAAAGCAACATCCTCGGCATACAGGGACAGCTTTGGACTGAAGTGGCAAAAACTCCAGAGCTACTGGAGTACGTTGTATTTCCTAAACTGGTCGGACTGGCGGAACGGGCCTGGGCCGGCAACCCGAAGTGGGCGACCATTGACAATCTGGAGCAAAGAATAAAAGCTAGAGAGGCTGCCTGGAATGGTTTTGCTAACACAATGGGACAGAAGGAAATGCCAAGGCTTAGCTACCTTGAAGGCGGTGTAGGCTACAGAATCCCACGCCCAGGGGCGAAAATAGAAGGTGGACTGCTGCTGGCCAATAGCGAGTATCCCGGATTGATTATTCGCTACACGACCGACGGATCAGAGCCTACTGCCAACTCCCCGGAATACACTGAGCCCGTGGCCGTGAGCAGCATGGTAAAGCTAAAGTGTTTTGATATCAGGGGTCGGTCGGGGATGAGTTCCACCGTCTCTCCTCAATAA
- a CDS encoding ABC transporter ATP-binding protein, whose amino-acid sequence MIVINAKNISKTYNPDKVPVHALNHVDLEIKKGEFTAIVGPSGSGKSTLLNIIGGLDVPTEGTIELGGEDISKFSDNELIDFRLQHIGFVFQAYNLIPVLTAEENVEFIMLLQKQTEKDRKARTVELLTKVGLKDQMNRRPSELSGGQQQRVAVARALASRPEFILADEPTANLDSHSTATLLDMMANMNEKEGATFVFSTHDQRVIDKARRVITLEDGKIVSDEVR is encoded by the coding sequence ATGATAGTTATCAACGCCAAAAACATCAGCAAAACATATAACCCCGACAAGGTGCCGGTTCACGCTTTGAATCACGTAGATCTTGAAATAAAGAAGGGGGAGTTTACGGCTATTGTAGGTCCGTCGGGATCAGGTAAATCTACCCTACTTAACATCATTGGAGGGCTTGATGTGCCCACCGAAGGAACCATAGAGTTGGGAGGGGAGGATATTTCGAAATTCAGCGACAATGAGCTCATTGACTTCAGGTTACAGCACATCGGCTTTGTATTCCAGGCATACAACCTCATTCCGGTGCTTACGGCTGAGGAAAATGTAGAGTTCATTATGCTGCTGCAAAAGCAGACCGAGAAGGATAGAAAAGCAAGGACTGTGGAACTCTTAACAAAAGTTGGGCTGAAAGACCAAATGAACCGCCGACCCTCCGAACTTTCAGGTGGGCAGCAGCAGCGGGTGGCGGTTGCCAGGGCCTTGGCGTCGAGGCCCGAGTTCATTCTGGCCGATGAGCCAACGGCCAATCTTGACTCACACTCTACCGCTACTTTGCTCGACATGATGGCCAATATGAATGAGAAAGAGGGTGCCACCTTCGTTTTTTCTACCCACGACCAGCGAGTGATTGACAAAGCCAGACGGGTGATCACGCTTGAAGATGGAAAAATAGTTTCGGATGAAGTTCGCTAA
- a CDS encoding AbiJ-NTD4 domain-containing protein, with amino-acid sequence MKDDTQDYLFDKRNGFEPTNMPFQIDNIDWQLRIDLWNAFFVIIYKQIDSVEPYKTGPYIKFHQLIWARYLRKPLDDFPEEDEDFKLIIRKYIENQKWFKVYSFFEFVLRNASEDNTYDIESLKDLINEALRENNSGYSLLETNFIPIINENELEELINLKKSTNNSRLKLIENHLDASIEMISKKPKPDCRNSIKESISMVEAVSRMIEPSTQTLGKALSKLEQNQKISPELKAGFEKLYAFTNGKNGIRHALMDDESIEIEDARFFLISCSAFTNYLIQKASRSGITF; translated from the coding sequence ATGAAAGACGATACCCAGGACTATCTATTTGACAAGCGAAATGGTTTTGAGCCAACAAATATGCCTTTCCAAATTGACAATATAGACTGGCAGCTTAGAATAGACCTGTGGAACGCCTTTTTCGTAATTATCTACAAGCAAATCGACTCTGTAGAACCTTATAAAACAGGGCCATACATAAAATTTCACCAGCTAATATGGGCTAGGTACCTCAGAAAGCCGTTAGATGACTTCCCTGAGGAGGATGAAGATTTCAAACTTATTATTAGAAAGTACATTGAGAATCAAAAATGGTTTAAAGTGTATAGCTTTTTTGAATTTGTTCTTAGAAATGCAAGTGAAGACAATACCTATGACATAGAGAGTTTGAAAGATTTGATAAATGAGGCTTTAAGAGAAAACAACTCAGGCTACTCTCTTTTGGAAACAAATTTTATCCCAATCATAAATGAAAACGAGCTCGAAGAGTTGATCAATTTAAAAAAGTCAACTAACAACAGTCGACTAAAGCTGATAGAAAATCATCTGGATGCATCGATAGAAATGATCTCGAAGAAACCAAAGCCGGACTGTAGAAATTCAATCAAGGAAAGTATCAGTATGGTCGAGGCTGTGTCAAGGATGATTGAGCCTTCAACTCAGACCTTAGGAAAAGCCCTATCAAAACTTGAACAAAACCAAAAAATAAGCCCCGAACTTAAGGCAGGCTTTGAAAAACTATATGCTTTCACAAATGGAAAAAACGGAATCAGACATGCCTTGATGGACGACGAATCTATAGAGATCGAGGATGCAAGATTCTTTCTGATATCATGTTCTGCTTTTACCAACTATCTAATCCAAAAAGCAAGCCGTAGTGGTATCACTTTTTAA
- a CDS encoding TetR/AcrR family transcriptional regulator, with protein MSPRTKAQIDEIREQSREKIIAAALDLFAHNGFHSTSIAQVAAKAGISKGLIYNYFESKEDLLQAIFTEAMKNSEDILTLDPNATAKQRLIRMAEASADFMYNNQEYMRLFLTLMMQPDVVKSMKPWFDTVGKAKKDMLMPMFEEIFPGRAEVEYFFFGAIMDGIGFGYLVLGHDYPFDDVKRKFIDHIQNQ; from the coding sequence ATGAGTCCAAGAACCAAGGCGCAGATAGACGAGATAAGAGAGCAGAGCAGGGAGAAGATTATTGCTGCAGCATTGGATTTGTTTGCTCACAATGGGTTTCATAGCACATCTATCGCTCAGGTTGCCGCCAAGGCTGGCATTTCGAAGGGGCTTATTTATAATTATTTCGAAAGCAAGGAAGATTTGCTTCAGGCCATTTTTACGGAGGCAATGAAAAACTCCGAGGATATTCTGACACTGGATCCGAACGCAACCGCCAAGCAACGGCTGATACGTATGGCAGAAGCATCGGCTGATTTTATGTACAATAATCAGGAGTACATGCGCCTGTTTCTGACACTGATGATGCAGCCCGACGTGGTGAAAAGTATGAAGCCGTGGTTCGATACTGTGGGCAAGGCCAAGAAGGACATGCTAATGCCCATGTTCGAGGAGATATTTCCCGGTCGGGCAGAGGTCGAGTATTTTTTCTTCGGTGCTATTATGGACGGCATTGGCTTTGGATACCTCGTACTCGGGCATGATTACCCATTTGACGATGTGAAACGAAAATTCATTGACCACATACAAAATCAATAA
- a CDS encoding ABC transporter permease → MIFNISWKNIWRNKLRSGVVIGAMILGVWALLFLFAFSDSITNNLVGNSIKYDYSHIQLHNKAYKNDPTFNNSINGPNEVETVLAGMPQVASYSERLIVSGMVGSANSTQGAMIYGIDPEAEASVTYLDDQLAEGTYFTEVKRNPIVLSQHMAEKLKVRLGSKVVLTFQDSHNNITAGSFRIEGIIKAKSPRINEGVVFVRKGDLEKLTDWVQPQEIGIVLQDIQEVELVKAALQTSLPALEVASYKDLAPDLEVMTQQTKISKTVLMVIIMLALVFGIINTMLMAVLERTKEIGMLMAIGMKRIRVFTMIMIETILISLAGAPLGMLMGYLTIVYFSSHGFDFSAYAASFEQYGIDSIIYLSLDASNYFMLAFTVVITAVLGAVYPARKATKLKPVEALRKL, encoded by the coding sequence ATGATTTTTAATATTTCATGGAAAAATATCTGGCGCAATAAACTCCGCAGCGGAGTGGTTATCGGTGCCATGATCCTGGGGGTGTGGGCACTGCTTTTTTTGTTTGCCTTTTCCGACAGCATCACCAACAATTTGGTCGGCAATTCAATCAAGTACGACTATAGCCATATCCAGCTACACAACAAGGCCTACAAGAATGATCCGACTTTCAATAACAGCATAAATGGGCCAAACGAAGTAGAAACTGTGCTTGCTGGAATGCCGCAAGTGGCTTCGTACTCCGAAAGACTGATCGTTTCCGGCATGGTTGGTTCAGCTAATTCCACTCAGGGGGCGATGATTTACGGCATTGATCCGGAGGCTGAAGCGAGTGTCACTTACCTGGATGATCAGCTGGCCGAGGGCACTTACTTTACTGAAGTAAAACGGAACCCAATTGTGTTGAGCCAGCATATGGCAGAGAAGTTAAAGGTAAGACTGGGCTCCAAGGTGGTGCTTACTTTTCAGGACAGTCACAACAATATCACGGCTGGCTCCTTCAGGATCGAGGGCATCATCAAAGCGAAATCGCCACGAATCAATGAGGGAGTGGTATTTGTGAGAAAGGGAGACCTCGAAAAGCTAACAGACTGGGTACAACCGCAAGAAATAGGGATAGTGCTTCAGGATATTCAGGAAGTGGAACTGGTGAAGGCTGCTTTACAAACTTCGCTGCCAGCCCTCGAGGTGGCTTCGTACAAAGACCTTGCCCCCGACCTGGAGGTGATGACCCAGCAAACAAAAATTTCCAAAACGGTGCTGATGGTTATCATTATGCTGGCGCTGGTTTTCGGCATCATCAACACCATGCTCATGGCTGTGCTTGAGCGAACCAAAGAAATAGGTATGCTCATGGCCATTGGGATGAAGCGTATTCGTGTGTTCACCATGATTATGATAGAGACAATTTTGATCTCACTGGCGGGTGCGCCGCTGGGAATGCTCATGGGGTATTTGACCATTGTTTACTTTAGCTCCCATGGGTTTGATTTCTCGGCCTACGCCGCTTCTTTCGAGCAGTATGGCATCGACTCAATTATTTACCTTTCTCTGGATGCCAGCAATTATTTCATGCTCGCTTTCACTGTGGTGATTACGGCGGTGCTTGGGGCTGTTTACCCGGCCCGCAAAGCCACGAAACTGAAACCAGTAGAAGCATTAAGAAAACTTTAA
- a CDS encoding Dabb family protein, which translates to MKNLLICFAVAFVAIAFTSSNTMAQGKGNSLRHVVLFKFKDTSSAEDVKKVVEAFEALPKKIKQIKAFEWGTNNSPEGLNQGLTHAFILTFNSEKDRDDYLVHPDHKAFGGIVGPHLDGVTVVDFWVEK; encoded by the coding sequence ATGAAAAACCTGCTTATTTGCTTTGCCGTTGCTTTTGTCGCAATCGCTTTCACTTCATCTAACACTATGGCTCAGGGAAAAGGAAATTCACTTCGTCACGTCGTACTATTCAAGTTCAAAGACACTTCCTCCGCAGAAGATGTGAAGAAAGTGGTAGAAGCCTTTGAGGCGCTCCCTAAAAAGATCAAACAAATTAAAGCTTTCGAATGGGGCACCAACAACAGCCCTGAAGGATTGAACCAGGGGCTTACCCATGCTTTCATCCTTACCTTCAACAGCGAAAAAGACAGGGATGATTACCTTGTTCACCCTGATCACAAGGCATTTGGTGGCATCGTAGGCCCGCACCTGGATGGTGTAACAGTAGTCGATTTCTGGGTAGAGAAGTAA
- a CDS encoding NAD-dependent epimerase/dehydratase family protein: MGTKINAIVTGASGMVGEGVMHECLNHPDVEKVLVIGRKPCGTTHHKLTEIIHKDFFDLSPVADQLKGYNACYFCLGVSSVGMKEPEYKKLTYDLTLHAAELLARLNPDMTFCYVSGAATDSSEKGKSMWARVKGKTENDLLKLPFKAAYMFRPGYMQPTPGLNNTLKYYKYITWMYPFLKTVFPGSVSTLADLGQAMLGVTLKGYDKKVLEVRDIKSISLN; the protein is encoded by the coding sequence ATGGGAACAAAAATCAACGCTATCGTTACCGGTGCCAGCGGCATGGTGGGCGAAGGGGTTATGCACGAATGCCTCAACCACCCTGATGTGGAAAAGGTGCTGGTGATAGGCAGAAAACCATGCGGCACCACGCACCACAAGCTTACTGAGATCATTCATAAGGACTTTTTTGACCTTAGCCCTGTTGCAGATCAGCTCAAAGGCTACAATGCTTGCTACTTCTGCCTGGGTGTATCATCGGTGGGTATGAAAGAGCCTGAGTACAAGAAACTTACCTATGACCTTACATTGCATGCGGCCGAACTGCTGGCCAGGTTGAATCCTGATATGACCTTCTGTTATGTTTCCGGCGCAGCCACCGACAGCAGCGAAAAAGGCAAAAGCATGTGGGCCCGGGTAAAGGGCAAGACGGAGAACGACCTGCTGAAGCTCCCCTTCAAGGCTGCCTACATGTTCCGTCCTGGTTATATGCAGCCAACGCCCGGCCTCAACAACACACTCAAATACTACAAATACATCACCTGGATGTATCCTTTCTTGAAAACAGTTTTTCCTGGCAGCGTAAGTACACTGGCTGACTTAGGACAAGCGATGCTGGGAGTAACATTGAAGGGTTATGATAAAAAAGTGCTGGAGGTGAGGGATATTAAAAGTATAAGTTTGAATTAA
- a CDS encoding ABC transporter permease, protein MLLLIAWRNIWRNKRRTLITLASIGFAVFFACIMQSMQLGSYERMIENAVRFYTGHIQVHEKGYWDDKTLDNSLEVTESLQTKLSGEADLSAYVPRIESFALASHGTLTKGVLVNGIDPIKETGLTDLQGKIVEGQYLSNPGDIMIGEGLSTYLKAAPGDTLVLISQGYHGANAAGKYRIVGTLKFPTQEMSAQAAYIMLSDAQYFFNMPNRATSLALLLDNSEAVPLVKADLTSKLDTAVYEVMDWKELMPELVQSIEVDYASGRIMLYVLYAIIAFGIFGTFLMMTNERQYEFGVMLSIGMKRRLMQGMLLLEIIMLAVLGVVMGIIAASPILAYFYLNPIHVGGEMAQAYEKIGMEPILPFSLAPEVFVNQAQVVLVMTILMAIYPLWIVGKLKVIKALRS, encoded by the coding sequence ATGCTGCTATTGATAGCCTGGCGTAATATCTGGCGCAATAAGCGCCGAACGCTGATTACTCTTGCTTCCATAGGATTTGCTGTCTTTTTTGCCTGCATCATGCAGAGCATGCAGTTGGGGTCCTATGAGCGAATGATTGAAAATGCCGTCCGCTTCTACACCGGCCATATCCAGGTGCATGAAAAAGGTTATTGGGACGACAAAACGCTTGACAATAGCCTGGAAGTAACGGAAAGCCTCCAGACCAAACTGTCGGGAGAGGCAGACCTGAGCGCTTACGTACCCAGAATTGAGTCTTTTGCCCTGGCGTCTCATGGAACCCTTACCAAGGGCGTTCTGGTCAATGGCATTGACCCCATAAAGGAAACAGGGCTCACCGATTTGCAGGGAAAGATTGTGGAGGGACAATACCTTTCCAACCCTGGAGATATCATGATAGGTGAAGGACTTTCCACCTACCTGAAGGCAGCACCTGGCGACACGCTTGTGCTGATTAGTCAGGGCTATCATGGGGCAAATGCAGCTGGCAAATACCGGATAGTAGGCACATTGAAGTTTCCGACACAGGAAATGAGTGCACAAGCCGCCTATATCATGCTTAGCGATGCTCAGTACTTTTTCAATATGCCGAACAGGGCTACATCCCTGGCTTTGCTGCTCGACAATTCCGAAGCAGTGCCGTTGGTGAAAGCTGACTTGACCTCTAAGCTTGACACGGCCGTGTATGAGGTGATGGACTGGAAAGAGCTGATGCCAGAGCTCGTTCAGAGCATTGAAGTTGATTACGCCAGCGGACGCATCATGTTATACGTGCTCTATGCTATCATCGCCTTTGGCATTTTCGGCACCTTTCTCATGATGACCAACGAACGGCAGTATGAATTTGGCGTCATGCTGTCAATTGGCATGAAACGCCGGCTGATGCAAGGAATGCTGCTTTTGGAAATCATTATGCTGGCGGTGCTGGGTGTGGTAATGGGAATTATTGCGGCGAGCCCCATTCTGGCCTATTTCTATCTTAACCCCATTCACGTGGGTGGCGAGATGGCTCAGGCGTACGAGAAAATAGGGATGGAACCCATTCTGCCATTTTCGCTTGCGCCGGAGGTTTTTGTCAATCAGGCCCAGGTGGTGCTAGTGATGACGATTCTCATGGCGATCTATCCTCTTTGGATTGTAGGTAAGCTTAAGGTGATCAAGGCACTTCGCAGTTAA
- a CDS encoding type 1 glutamine amidotransferase has protein sequence MKVALLVCDHVAAQFAEKHGDYPFMFNQLLPELKLEPWFVCDGSFPAIADYDAFVCSGSKASVYDDIAWIHQLKAFTKEIYDSGKKFVGVCFGHQMMGEALGGKVERADVGYLIGVHQFTIAEKPGWMKSAPNVFNILMLCQDQVVKLPPNSKVLASSPDCPVGMFTVGDAFLGIQGHPEFSTEYNREVFESRVERIGKEKVDRAVESLKVEPDREVLKKVILDFLIN, from the coding sequence ATGAAAGTGGCTCTGCTGGTTTGTGATCATGTGGCGGCGCAGTTTGCTGAGAAGCATGGCGACTACCCCTTCATGTTTAACCAACTGCTGCCTGAGCTCAAACTGGAACCATGGTTTGTCTGCGATGGAAGTTTTCCTGCCATCGCAGATTATGATGCCTTTGTCTGTAGCGGCTCGAAGGCTTCAGTATACGACGACATTGCCTGGATACACCAGCTAAAAGCTTTTACGAAGGAGATTTATGACAGCGGTAAGAAGTTTGTCGGGGTGTGCTTTGGCCATCAGATGATGGGAGAGGCCCTTGGGGGAAAGGTGGAGCGAGCTGATGTCGGATATTTGATCGGTGTTCATCAGTTCACCATAGCGGAAAAACCAGGGTGGATGAAAAGCGCCCCAAATGTCTTCAATATCCTCATGCTTTGTCAGGATCAGGTGGTTAAACTGCCTCCCAACTCAAAGGTATTGGCCTCATCTCCCGACTGCCCGGTTGGGATGTTCACTGTCGGAGATGCATTTCTTGGTATCCAGGGGCATCCCGAATTTAGTACGGAATATAACAGAGAAGTCTTTGAATCGAGGGTGGAAAGGATAGGAAAAGAGAAGGTTGACAGGGCGGTTGAGAGTTTGAAAGTGGAGCCGGACAGGGAGGTGTTGAAAAAGGTGATTTTAGACTTCCTAATCAATTAA
- a CDS encoding MBL fold metallo-hydrolase, which translates to MNRKDFLKRSLIIGGLLATSSPQSFARKRKMSVRLIRHATLWIEIGGVNLLVDPMLSPKDAMAPVQNAGNNYRIPMVDLPLSSDEIKSLVSQCDAVLVTHTHRDHWDSEAHAMIPKNKPIFCQPSDLEKIRELGFENAVAIASDYAFKGLSITRTGGQHGTGEIGQLMGTVSGFVVGAGEEKLYVAGDTIWCSEVETAIVTHKPSAIVVNAGAAQFLKGDPITMTLPDIEKVLQTSGKAKVIAVHMDTVNHCLLHKIDVTQYASENNLTKRLLVPADGEVVSV; encoded by the coding sequence ATGAACCGCAAAGACTTTTTAAAGCGTTCACTGATTATTGGAGGGTTGCTGGCTACCAGCAGCCCTCAATCTTTTGCCCGCAAAAGAAAGATGAGCGTTCGCCTCATCAGGCACGCCACTCTCTGGATTGAGATAGGTGGAGTGAACCTACTGGTAGATCCCATGCTATCGCCAAAAGACGCCATGGCCCCAGTGCAAAACGCCGGCAACAACTACCGCATCCCTATGGTGGACCTTCCACTGTCATCAGACGAAATAAAGTCACTTGTCAGCCAATGCGATGCGGTATTGGTCACGCATACCCACAGGGATCATTGGGACAGTGAAGCCCATGCAATGATACCTAAAAACAAGCCTATATTCTGTCAACCTTCGGATCTTGAAAAAATACGGGAACTGGGCTTTGAAAATGCCGTGGCAATTGCTTCCGACTATGCTTTCAAAGGCCTTTCCATTACCAGAACCGGAGGGCAGCACGGCACAGGTGAGATTGGCCAACTAATGGGGACAGTTTCCGGTTTTGTTGTAGGTGCAGGCGAAGAAAAACTATACGTTGCAGGAGACACCATCTGGTGCAGTGAAGTGGAAACCGCCATAGTCACGCACAAACCTTCTGCCATAGTAGTGAACGCAGGTGCAGCGCAGTTTCTCAAAGGGGATCCAATCACTATGACCCTGCCCGACATTGAGAAAGTGCTGCAGACGTCTGGCAAAGCAAAGGTCATTGCTGTTCATATGGACACGGTCAATCACTGTCTCCTGCACAAAATTGACGTGACCCAATACGCCTCCGAAAACAACCTCACAAAACGGCTGCTGGTGCCTGCCGATGGCGAGGTGGTGTCAGTTTAA